CGACCACATGCTGGTGCCGGACGGGGTGTGCCTGGACCCGGACCGGTTCATCGCCCCGAAGGTGGAGGGTGAACTCGCCTTCCGTATGGGCGAGGACGTCTCCAGGGAGCGGGGTGAGCGCGCGGGACGTCCTGGACGCCACCGCCGAGGTGCTCCCCGCGCTCGAGGTGCTCGACAGCCGGATCTCGAACTGGGAGATCGGCCTCGTGGACACCGTCGCGGACAACGCCTCGTGCGCTCTGGCCGTGCTCGGTACGGGAGTTCCGCCGGGGGGCATCGACCTGGCGGCCGAGCAGATGGTGTTCGAGGCGGGCGGCACGGTGCAGACCGCGTACGGTACGGCGGTGCTGGGGCATCCGGCGGAGTCCGTGGCCTGCCTCGTGCGGATCCTGGACTCGTTCGGCGAGGGGGTCCGGGCGGGTGATCTCGTCCTGGCCGGGGCCTGGGCCGCCGCCGTCGACCTGCTGCCGGGCGCCGCCGTGAAGGCGTCCTTCGGCGCCCTGGGATCGGTCTCCCTCAGCATGGGCGCGGGCGAGGCGCGGTCCCGCGTATGAACATCGGTTCGTGGCCGAGTCGTTGGGTGATAAGGGGCAGAACATGAAACAAGACGGACGGCCGTCGGTCGCGGTGCTCGGTGCCGGGCTCATAGGTGTGGACCTGGTGTCCAAGGCTGTACGTTCCGACGTGCTGGACTTCCGGCTCCTGGTGGGGCGCGACGAGCGGACACCGGGTCTGCGCCAGGCGGCCAGGATGGGCCTGGGGACCTCTGCGGAGGGCATCCGGGCGCTGACGGAGGCCGAGGAGCCCTTCGACATCGTCTTCGACGCGACCAACGCGATGTCGCACGCGCTGCACGCCGAGCTCCTCGCCCCGCTGGGCACCATGCTCATCGACCTGACGCCGAGCAAGGTGGGGCGGATGGTGGTGCCGACGGTCAACGGCCTCGACGCCACCGGGTTCAGCGACGTGAACATGGTCAGTTGCGGAGGGCAGGCCTCGATCCCGATCCTGCACGCCGTCTCGCGGCGGCACCGCCTGGACTACGTGGAGGTCGTCACGACCGCCGCCAGCCTCAGCGTCGGCCGCTCCACCCGGCTCAACCTCGACGAGTACGTGGGGACCACGCAGGACGCCGTGCGTGACTTCACCGGGGCCAAGGAGGTCAAGTCGATCCTCAACATCAGCCCCGCACGCCCCCCGGCGACGTTCCGGGTCTCGATGTCCCTGCACGGGGACAAGCTCACCCGGGGCTCGGTGGGGGCCGCGGTCGAGGAGGCCGTGGCCGCGGTGCGCGCCTTCGTGGGCGGCTACCGCGTCACCGCGTGCACCGTGAACGACGGCACGGCCTTCATCGCCGTGGAGGTCACCGCGCACAGCGACCGCATCCCGAAGCACGCGGGGAACATCGACATCATCAATTCCGCCGCGCTGCACGTCGCCGAGCAGTACGCGCGGAGCAACCGCCCGGCCGTGGAGAAGGAGAGCGCATGAGCGGGAACAAGGACGCCACCGGGGCGGCGCCCGCCGCAAGGCCCGTCCTGATCCACGACCCGACGTTGCGCGACGGTCACCACGCGGTGCGCCACCGGCTGACCCGTGAGCAGTTGCGGGCGTACGCGGCGGCGGCCGACGCGGCGGGGGTTCCCGTGGTCGAGGTCGGGCACGGCAACGGACTCGGTGCGTCCTCCCTCCAGGTGGGGCAGGCCCGGCTCAGCGACGACGAGATGCTGTCGGTGGTCCGCGAAGCGCTGCAGAACAGCCACATGGGCGTGTTCATGCTGCCGGGCTGGGGCACGACCGAGGACCTGAGGAAGGCCATCGCCCACGAGGTCGACGTGGTGCGGATCGGCACGCACTGCACCGAGGCGAACCTGGCCGAGCGGCACCTGGGCTTCCTGCGGGAGGCCGGGGTCCAGGCGCACGGGGTGCTGCTGATGAGCCATATGGCCAGTGCGCAGCAACTGGCCGAGCAGTGTGCCGA
Above is a window of Streptomyces sp. V2I9 DNA encoding:
- a CDS encoding 2-keto-4-pentenoate hydratase yields the protein MSARDVLDATAEVLPALEVLDSRISNWEIGLVDTVADNASCALAVLGTGVPPGGIDLAAEQMVFEAGGTVQTAYGTAVLGHPAESVACLVRILDSFGEGVRAGDLVLAGAWAAAVDLLPGAAVKASFGALGSVSLSMGAGEARSRV
- a CDS encoding acetaldehyde dehydrogenase (acetylating) produces the protein MKQDGRPSVAVLGAGLIGVDLVSKAVRSDVLDFRLLVGRDERTPGLRQAARMGLGTSAEGIRALTEAEEPFDIVFDATNAMSHALHAELLAPLGTMLIDLTPSKVGRMVVPTVNGLDATGFSDVNMVSCGGQASIPILHAVSRRHRLDYVEVVTTAASLSVGRSTRLNLDEYVGTTQDAVRDFTGAKEVKSILNISPARPPATFRVSMSLHGDKLTRGSVGAAVEEAVAAVRAFVGGYRVTACTVNDGTAFIAVEVTAHSDRIPKHAGNIDIINSAALHVAEQYARSNRPAVEKESA